The DNA window CGAGTCCTGCGAGCGGCCCGACAACCGGTGGGTTTCCTCCGCCTTGCGGCCGGACTGGGCGGTGACCATGACCTCGACGCGGCGTCCGAGCTGCTTCGCGTTCTCCTCGGCGGCGATGCGGTCCTGCAGGGCGGTGAGCCGTTCGAAGCGTTCCTGCACCAGGGCTTTGGGCAGCTGGTCCGGCAGGTCGGCGGCCGGCGTGCCGGGACGCTTGGAGTACTGGAAGGTGAAGGCCGTGGCGAACCGTGACTTTTCGACGACGTCCAGGGTGGCCTGGAAATCTTCTTCCGTCTCGCCGGGGAAGCCGACGATGATGTCGGTCGAGATCGCGGCGTGCGGAATCTTCTCCCGGACCTTGTCCAGGATTCCGAGGAACTTCGCGGAACGGTAGGACCGCTTCATGTCGCGGAGGACCTTGTCGGAGCCCGACTGGAGCGGCATGTGCAGCTGGGGCATGACGTTCCCGGTCTCGGCCATGGCGTCAATGACGTCGTCAGTGAACGCTGCCGGGTGTGGGCTCGTGAAGCGGACCCTTTCCAGGCCCGGGATCTCACCGCAGGCGCGGAGCAGTTTGGAGAACGCCTGGCGGTCGCCGAATTCCACGCCGTACGAATTGACGTTCTGGCCAAGCAGTGTCACTTCGATGGCGCCGTCATCCACCAGCGCCTGGACCTCGGCGAGGATGTCTCCGGGCCGGCGGTCCTTCTCCTTGCCCCGCAGGGCCGGGACGATGCAGAACGTGCAGGTGTTGTTGCAGCCCACGGAGATAGACACCCAGCCCGAATAGACGGAGTCGCGCTTGGTGGGCAGGGTGGACGGAAAGACGTCCAGCGACTCGAGGATCTCGAGCTGCGCTTCGTTGTTGTGGCGTGCCCGGTCGAGGAGTGCCGGCAGGGCGCCCACGTTGTGCGTCCCGAAGACGGCATCCACCCACGGCGCCTTTTTCAGGATGGTTTCTCGGTCCTTCTGGGCGAGGCAGCCGCCCACGGCGATCTGCATCCCGGGGTTGGCTTCCTTGATGGGCGCCAGCATGCCCAGGTTGCCGTACAGCTTGTTGTCCGCATTTTCCCGGACGGCGCAGGTGTTGAACACCACGACGTCGGCCTGGGCACCGTCCGCCGGAACGTAACCGGCAGCCTCCAGCATCCCTGCCATCCGCTCGGAATCGTGAACGTTCATCTGGCAGCCGAACGTCCGCACCTGGTAAGTGCGGGGCGCGGCGGAGGCGTCGGTTGCTGCTGGAACGGTGCCGGATGCGGGGGAAGGGTAGGTCAGACTCACCCGTTAAGCGTACCGGCTGCGCCCAACTCCCCGATGCCCCGGCCACCGGGCGGCCAAAGTGCCCGACGCCGTGTCTGCACGAAGCCCGAGCCGCCCAGGCCTCAGCGTATTAGAGCCTAGCTGCCGGATGCGGCGTCGAGCACTTCACCCACGATGCGGAAGGCCTGAGACGGCTGGTACCCCTTGCGCGCAAGCATGGACGCCAGCCGGCGGGTGACCTTGTCCCGCTCGGCACGGTCCGACAGGTCGGTTCCCGGCCGGAGGCGGCGTTCCGCCAGTTGGCGGGCCGCCGTTTCCTCGTCGGCGTCGCTGAGCTGTTCCAGGGCAGAGGCCGCAGCATCCCCGTCGATGCCTTTTTCCGCCAGCTCCCGCCGGAGGGCACCTTTGGCCAGTTTCCGGGTCTGCGAGCGGCTGCGCACCCACATCTCGGCGAACTCCGCGTCGTCGACCAGCCTGACTTCTTCGAAGCGGTCCAGGACCGCCGCGGCGACGTCCTCGGGCACGTTGCGCTCCGCCAGCTTGCGCTCGAGCTGCAGCCTGCTCTTGGGCGAACTGGTCAGCTGCCGGAGCACGATAGCGCGCGCCACAGCCGCCGGGTCAGGCTCCCGGTCCCCCGCGAACCTGTCCTCGGCGGACGAGGACGGCGGGACTGGATCCTGGCCGGCGGACGCGGCGCGGCGCTTGCTGCCGGAACGCTTGCTGCTAGAACCCGTCAACGGCCTTCAGCTTCGGCGAGGCCGCGGCGTCAGCGGCTGCGGGGGCCACCCCGACGCCCAGCTTTTCCTTGATGAGCCGTTCCAGCTCCGCAGCCAGTTCAGGGTTGTCGCGCAAGAAGCGGCGGGAGTTTTCCATGCCCTGGCCGAGCTGATCACCGTCGTAGGTGAACCAGGACCCCGACTTCTTGATGATGCCGTGCTCGACGCCCATGTCGATGATGCCGCCCTCGCGGGAGATGCCCTGGCCGTAGATGATGTCGAACTCGGCGATCTTGAAGGGCGGGGCCATCTTGTTCTTGACGATCTTGGCCTTGGTCCGGTTGCCGACCGAGTCGGCGCCTTCCTTCAGCGTCTGGATCCGGCGGACGTCGATCCGGATGGAGGCGTAGAACTTCAGCGCCTTACCGCCGGTGGTGGTTTCCGGCGAGCCGAAGAAGACACCGATCTTTTCGCGGAGCTGGTTGATGAAGATCGCGGTGGTCTTGGTCTGGCTCAGCCGTCCGGTGATCTTTCGCAGGGCCTGGCTCATGAGGCGTGCCTGCAGGCCAACGTGGCTATCTCCCATGTCGCCCTCGATTTCCGCACGCGGCACCAGCGCAGCCACGGAGTCGATGACAATGACGTCAAGGGAGCCGGAGCCGATCAGCATGTCCATGATTTCCAGTGCCTGCTCACCGGTGTCCGGCTGGGAAACCAGCAGGGCGTCGGTGTCAACGCCAAGCTTGGCCGCGTACTCGGGGTCGAGGGCGTGCTCGGCGTCGATGAAGGCGGCGATGCCGCCCTGCCGCTGCGCGTTCGCCACGGCGTGCAGGGCGACGGTGGTCTTACCGGACGATTCCGGTCCATAGATTTCAACGATCCGGCCGCGCGGCAGTCCGCCAATTCCCAGGGCGACGTCCAGGGCAATGGAGCCGGTCGGGATGACCTCAATCGGGGCCCGGACTTCATCGCCCAGCCGCATGACGGAGCCTTTGCCGAACTGCTTGTCAATCTGGGCAAGCGCTGCTTCGAGCGCCTTTTCACGATCCGGGGCTGCCGCCATGGTTCACACCTCTAATGCTTTCTCGCTGTGGAGTGGCCTGTGCGGCCTGTTTCTGTCATCACTGACGCTATCCCCGCCCTCTGACATTGTTGCCGGACGGGCGTGCGTATGTGGATAACCTGCTCGAAAAAAGCATAGCCGCACCCGAACAGATATTCGAACAATCTGTCGGCGTGTCAGGGCTCTTCAGGCAGGCGGGCGCCTGTCAGTTCCTGCTGGGCTTGATGTCGCGGCCCAGGCGGCGCTCCGCGGGGACGTCCTGGACGTCGCAGACGGCGAGCCACACATCGCGGGGGCTGACGCCGGAGATGTGTATAAGAGACACTGCTCCGCCGTCCGGCTGCCGACGCCGGCGAGGACCAGAGAACCACCGAGCACGCGCGAGTAGCCTGCGCCGAATTCGTCATCCATAAGCCGCCAGAAATCACTAATTCTCACGACATAGAGTCTCTCACGGGTGCGGACCTTAGAATGGTTGCCATGAGCAACCCAGCCGACGCCCCCGGAGTCTCTGCCCCCTCCGAGGACACCCTCGATGCCGCGCTAAAGACCGTGGAGCATCAGATCAGCATCTTCTGGCGGCGCGCCCGGTCCGTCTCTCAGCAGCTGTCACGCCAGGTGCACCCGGACATGGAGCCCGCGGCCTACGGCCTGTTGACGGTGATCCGCAAAGAGGGCCCTATCCGCCTGACGGAGCTGGCATCCTGCATCGGAGTGGGCAAGCCGTCGGTCAGCCGGCAGATTGCCTTCCTGGAAAGCATCGGCCTCGTAGTCAAGGAAGCGGACCCGCTGGACGGCCGTGCCCAGACCATCAGGCTCACGGCGCACGGTGAAGAGAAAATGCACCAGGTGCAGGACGCCAGGCGGGAGGTTTTCCGCGAGAGGCTGGGCGAATGGCCCGTGGAGGACCTTGAGGCGCTGGCCTCCTACATGGCCAAGCTCAACGCCACGTACGAACGCGACGGGTTCCCCAAGGACGGGACCCCCTAGGACGCCGGGCGGCCCTGGCGCGGCACTGGCGGCACGACTGGCATGGCACGACGAAGGCCTCCGGCATGTGCCGGAGGCCTGGCGTTTATATTCCGTGGAGCTGGTTACCGGGCGCCCGAGAGCAGTCCCTTGGCCAGTTCGTCAGACAGTTCAGTATTGAGTTCGCGGTCAAGGTCGCGGCCGTAACGCTGCGAGAATTCCTGCGGGACGGTGTCCGGAACGGCAACACCTTCGGCCACGGCGACGCGGTCGCTGACCTCTCGGAGCATGCTGGACAACGGAACGTCGAGGGCCGAGCAGATCGAAGACAGCAGCTCCGAAGAGGCTTCCTTCTGGCCGCGCTCCACTTCACTGAGGTAGCCGAGGGAAACCCTGGCACTGTGTGAAACTTCGCGGAGGGTCCGGCCCTGACGCTGGCGAACGTCGCGCAGAACATCACCGATTTCGTGACGAAGTACTACCATCTTGCGCTCCTTCTGTTCGCTCTTTGCCTGATCGGCGAGGCCCACATCCTTCCAGCGGACAACGCCGTTTACGGATACGGGCTGCTTTACCATCTGTATCGCCTTGCTCCCTCGTTAGTCCGGTTCGCGTGAAGCGAACCGCTGTTGGTCTTTTCATCCTAGGCGCCTCCCTAATGCGGAGGCGACACAAAATAACAACTATTCGGATTCGCTTTTTGTTCCCGGCAACCTTACTCCCGGTAGCTTAGCGACGCTAGGGCCTCCTGCAGTCGCTCCATGGCGGCCGCGCAGGCCAGGGCCCGGATCTCTGCCCGGGTGCCCTCGAAGCTGTACGGAAACGACGTCGAGCCCTGGGCCGTGGCGACCCCGATGAACACTGTTCCCACCGCCTTGCCGTCGTGCTCGTCCGGCCCCGCGACTCCCGTGGTGGACACTCCAAGGTCGGCACCGCAGGTGCGTCGGGCGCCGTCGGCCATCGCTGCCGCCACTGCGCCGTCAACGGAACCGAGGGAGTCCAGCAGCGCCTGCGGAACGCCAAGGACGTCCCGTTTGACGGAGTTCTGGTAGGAAACAACGCCGCCCTGCAGCATGGCCGATGCGCCGGGCGTGTCTGCCAGCATCGCCGTGACCATGCCGGCCGTGAGCGATTCTGCGGTGGCAACGGTGATTCCCCGTTGCACGGCGGCGGCGACAGCCTCGCCGGCGATCCGGTGCAGGTTGGTCATGGTCATCCCTCCTGGGTTTCCGGTTTCCGGTGCTCCTGGTGTTCCTGGTTTTGGCGTTCCTCGGCCCGCCGGCGCAGCCCCTGGGTCCGTACCTTCATCGCTTCAATGACGTACTCGGCGCCGGTCCACACGGTGATCCCCACGGCGACAAGCATGACGGCGAAGGCCACCCAGACCAGCCACGGCGCGAGGCCGGAGAGCGGGAGGAGGTAGAGGAAAATGGCCGCGGTCTGGACTACGGTCTTCAGTTTGCCGCCGCGGGACGCCGGGATCACGCCGTAACGGATCACGAAGAACCTCAGGGCGGTGATGCCCCATTCGCGGACCAGGATGAGCACCGTAATCCACCAGGGCAGCTCGTTCAGGACGGAGAGCATGACCAGGGCGGAGCCGATCAGGAGCTTGTCGGCAATCGGATCGGCGATCTTTCCGAAGTCGGTGACCAGTCCCCTGCTCCGGGCGATGTCGCCGTCGAGCTTGTCCGTGTAGATGGCGACGGCGAACGCCGCCACGGCGGCCCAGCGCCAGGGCCCGGACTCGCTGTGCTGGCCGGGGGCATCGGCGATAAGGAACCAGACGAAGAACGGCACCAGCACGATGCGGAGCATGGTGAGGATGTTGGGAAGATTCCAGATCCCGGAGCTGTTGGAGCCGGCCGCGGTCGCTTCGGTGCTAGTCACCCTTCTAGGCTACCGTCCGGTGAGGGACCAGGCGTCTTCGGAACCGTCCTCGTCGTCGCCGGAGCTGCCGTCCGCGCCGTCGTAGTACTCCACGTTCTGGGTGCGGTTGTCCAGGCCGGCGGCAACGAGGTCCTCGGCGTATCCGCCCTGGGCGATGTTGGCGTTGGCGTTGTCACTGAGCGCTGCGGTTTGGGAATCGGGCATCGCCGGGGATTCCTGCCCCTTCATGGCGGCCAGAACGGTGGCGAGGTCGTCCGGCTTGACCAGCACGTCGCGCGCCTTGGATCCTTCGGAGGGCCCCACGACTCCCCTGGACTCGAGGAGGTCCATGAGGCGGCCGGCCTTGGCGAACCCGACGCGGAGCTTGCGCTGGAGCATCGACGTCGAGCCGAACTGCGTGGTGACCACCAGTTCCGTGGCCTGCAGCAGCACCTCGAGGTCGTCTCCGATGTCGTCGTCGATCTGCTTTTTCTGCGCTTCCGGGGCGACGTCGTCACGGTAGACCGCCTTGAGCTGGCCCTTGACGTGTTCCACCACCTTGTGGATTTCGGACTCGGTGACCCAGGCGCCCTGGACGCGCATGGCCTTGGAGGCGCCCATCGGCAGGAACAGGGCGTCGCCCTGGCCGATCAGCTTTTCCGCTCCGGGCTGGTCCAGGACCACGCGGGAGTCCGTGACCGAGGACGTGGCGAACGCCATGCGGGACGGCACGTTGGCCTTGATCAGGCCGGTGACGACGTCCACGGAGGGGCGCTGGGTGGCCAGGACCAGGTGGATGCCGGCGGCGCGGGCCAGCTGGGTGATGCGGACGATGGAATCCTCGACGTCGCGGGGCGCCACCATCATGAGGTCGGCGAGCTCGTCCACGATCACCAGCAGGTACGGGTAGGGGCGGATGACGCGCTTGGAGTCGACCGGCGGGTGGACCTTGCCGGCACGGACGGCCTTGTTGAAGTCATCGATGTGCTTGAACCCGTAGTTGGCGAGGTCGTCGTAGCGGGCGTCCATCTCGCGGACCACCCACTGCAGCGCCTCGGCGGCCTTCTTGGGGTTGGTGATGATGGGCGTGATCAGGTGCGGCACGCCTTCGTACGCCGTGAGTTCCACGCGCTTCGGGTCCACCATGACCATGCGGACCTCGTCCGGGGTGGCGCGCATCAGGATGGACGTGATCATCGAGTTCACGAAGGACGACTTGCCGGCACCGGTGGCGCCGGCCACGAGCAGGTGCGGCATTTTGGCGAGGTTCGCCACGACGTAGCCGCCCTCGACGTCCTTGCCGACGCCCATCACCATGGGGTGGTCCGTGCGGCGGGCGTTCTGGCTGCGGAGGACGTCGCCGAGCGAGACGGTTTCGCGGTCCGTGTTGGGGATCTCGATGCCGATGGCGGACTTGCCCGGGATGGGGCTCAGGATGCGGACGTCGCTCGAGGCGACGGCGTAGGAGATGTTCTTGGACAGGGCCGTGACGCGTTCCACCTTGGTGCCCGGTGACAGCTCGATCTCGTAGCGGGTCACTGTGGGGCCCCGGCTGAAGCCGGTCACCTGGGCGTCAACGTTGAACTGCGTCAGCGTCTCGGTCAGGGAGGCAACGATGGCGTCGTTGGCTTCCGTGCGCTCCTTCGGGATGGATCCCGGCGTCAGGACGTCCGACGACGGCAGGGTGTACGTGACGTCGCCGGCCAGCGACAGCTGCTCGGTGCGCTGCGGAATCGGTGTGGGCGGCGGCGCGGGGGCGACGGGACGCGACGGGACCTGGGCGGCCGCCGCGCCGGCTGCCGGGTTCAACGAACCGGCGGCGACCATTCCGGGAGTGACGAGCGGGATGGCCTCGGTGGCGTTTTCGCCCGCCTCTCCGGCAGTGCTGCCCAGTCCCTGTCTCTTATACACATCTAGATGTGTATAAGAGACATTTCGGCCTGCGTGGGGCGGCGCACGCCGGGCGCCACGGCGCTGGCGCCCTTCGCGCCCTTCGTGCCCTTGGCGGGGCCGGGTTCGGCGTCGTCGTCGATGACGGCATGTTCGAAGGCTTCGTCTCCGACGTATCCCTCGAGCCGGGCGTCGGCGTCGTCGTTCTTGCCGAAAAGCCGTTTCCGCTTCTTTTTCGGCTCGGCCGGGGCGCTGTCGTAGAGGTAGCTGCGGTCGTGGCCGCCGCCGTCGTCCCCGTCGTCCTGAAGGTCGATGCCCATCAGGTGCTCGTAGGCGCCGCGCAGGCGCCGGGGAATGGCACCGAAGGGGGTGGCCGTGATGATGAGCAGCGAGACAAAGGCCAGCAAGGCGTACAGGACCACCGGCACCGCCGCATGAATGGCCGCGAGCGGCGTGGCCGCCAGGAAGCCCAGCATGCCGCCGGCCCGACGCAGTCCGTCAAAGCCGTCGCTCACGGTCGGCTGGCCGCCGACGATGTGGGCAAGCCCGCACCCCGCGAACGTCATGATGAGGAAGCCGATG is part of the Arthrobacter sp. KBS0703 genome and encodes:
- the recA gene encoding recombinase RecA, giving the protein MAAAPDREKALEAALAQIDKQFGKGSVMRLGDEVRAPIEVIPTGSIALDVALGIGGLPRGRIVEIYGPESSGKTTVALHAVANAQRQGGIAAFIDAEHALDPEYAAKLGVDTDALLVSQPDTGEQALEIMDMLIGSGSLDVIVIDSVAALVPRAEIEGDMGDSHVGLQARLMSQALRKITGRLSQTKTTAIFINQLREKIGVFFGSPETTTGGKALKFYASIRIDVRRIQTLKEGADSVGNRTKAKIVKNKMAPPFKIAEFDIIYGQGISREGGIIDMGVEHGIIKKSGSWFTYDGDQLGQGMENSRRFLRDNPELAAELERLIKEKLGVGVAPAAADAAASPKLKAVDGF
- the miaB gene encoding tRNA (N6-isopentenyl adenosine(37)-C2)-methylthiotransferase MiaB; its protein translation is MSLTYPSPASGTVPAATDASAAPRTYQVRTFGCQMNVHDSERMAGMLEAAGYVPADGAQADVVVFNTCAVRENADNKLYGNLGMLAPIKEANPGMQIAVGGCLAQKDRETILKKAPWVDAVFGTHNVGALPALLDRARHNNEAQLEILESLDVFPSTLPTKRDSVYSGWVSISVGCNNTCTFCIVPALRGKEKDRRPGDILAEVQALVDDGAIEVTLLGQNVNSYGVEFGDRQAFSKLLRACGEIPGLERVRFTSPHPAAFTDDVIDAMAETGNVMPQLHMPLQSGSDKVLRDMKRSYRSAKFLGILDKVREKIPHAAISTDIIVGFPGETEEDFQATLDVVEKSRFATAFTFQYSKRPGTPAADLPDQLPKALVQERFERLTALQDRIAAEENAKQLGRRVEVMVTAQSGRKAEETHRLSGRSQDSRLVHFSIPEGAPAPRPGDVVTVTVTEAAAFHLVADPATPDDYVLRRSRAGDAWDRAQADSCGAPAPGAPGTAGKTGVSLGMPSLPVRTR
- a CDS encoding helix-turn-helix domain-containing protein, giving the protein MVKQPVSVNGVVRWKDVGLADQAKSEQKERKMVVLRHEIGDVLRDVRQRQGRTLREVSHSARVSLGYLSEVERGQKEASSELLSSICSALDVPLSSMLREVSDRVAVAEGVAVPDTVPQEFSQRYGRDLDRELNTELSDELAKGLLSGAR
- a CDS encoding CinA family protein — encoded protein: MTNLHRIAGEAVAAAVQRGITVATAESLTAGMVTAMLADTPGASAMLQGGVVSYQNSVKRDVLGVPQALLDSLGSVDGAVAAAMADGARRTCGADLGVSTTGVAGPDEHDGKAVGTVFIGVATAQGSTSFPYSFEGTRAEIRALACAAAMERLQEALASLSYRE
- the pgsA gene encoding CDP-diacylglycerol--glycerol-3-phosphate 3-phosphatidyltransferase produces the protein MTSTEATAAGSNSSGIWNLPNILTMLRIVLVPFFVWFLIADAPGQHSESGPWRWAAVAAFAVAIYTDKLDGDIARSRGLVTDFGKIADPIADKLLIGSALVMLSVLNELPWWITVLILVREWGITALRFFVIRYGVIPASRGGKLKTVVQTAAIFLYLLPLSGLAPWLVWVAFAVMLVAVGITVWTGAEYVIEAMKVRTQGLRRRAEERQNQEHQEHRKPETQEG
- a CDS encoding MarR family winged helix-turn-helix transcriptional regulator translates to MSNPADAPGVSAPSEDTLDAALKTVEHQISIFWRRARSVSQQLSRQVHPDMEPAAYGLLTVIRKEGPIRLTELASCIGVGKPSVSRQIAFLESIGLVVKEADPLDGRAQTIRLTAHGEEKMHQVQDARREVFRERLGEWPVEDLEALASYMAKLNATYERDGFPKDGTP
- a CDS encoding regulatory protein RecX, encoding MTGSSSKRSGSKRRAASAGQDPVPPSSSAEDRFAGDREPDPAAVARAIVLRQLTSSPKSRLQLERKLAERNVPEDVAAAVLDRFEEVRLVDDAEFAEMWVRSRSQTRKLAKGALRRELAEKGIDGDAAASALEQLSDADEETAARQLAERRLRPGTDLSDRAERDKVTRRLASMLARKGYQPSQAFRIVGEVLDAASGS